From one Nilaparvata lugens isolate BPH chromosome 2, ASM1435652v1, whole genome shotgun sequence genomic stretch:
- the LOC111046138 gene encoding excitatory amino acid transporter 1 → MVIITPEEMATRKTDNFVKKNLLTILTVGGVIGGVIVGLILKNSASERWTGREVMYVQFVGDVFLRMLKGLMIPLVVSSIVSAIGSLDLSLSRLIGTRAVCWYLCTTLLAVVEGMLLVSLIQPGVGTQSVLESSASIGRNITTVDTLLDLVRNMFPSNIFEACIAQYRTVLVPPKNASLEGNIMNWDVSSETAKGSNILGLVVFASVLGIAIGQSGPSGAPVLRFFQSMGDIIMLMTNWVIWLSPVGIFFLVTSKIVEMSSITEVMGQLGLYFATVMIGLLFHGLILLPTFFFLFTRRLPFSFIGNMSQAIVTAFGTASSSATLPVSMHCVEEKNGVDPRVSRFILPIGATINMDGTALYEAVAALFIAQLRNVDLSLAHIIGVSITATLASIGAAGIPQAGLVTLVMVLDTVGLPAEDVTLVIAIDWILDRFRTTVNVLGDAIGAGVVNHVSKDELKLMSEVSMKMKTMNGESEPQIESNHL, encoded by the exons ATGGACGGGTCGAGAAGTTATGTACGTCCAGTTCGTCGGTGACGTGTTCCTGCGTATGCTGAAGGGCCTGATGATCCCCCTGGTGGTGTCGTCGATCGTGTCGGCGATCGGATCGCTCGATCTGAGCCTGTCGCGTCTGATCGGCACACGTGCCGTCTGCTGGTACCTGTGCACCACCCTGTTGGCGGTCGTAGAGGGCATGCTGCTTGTCAGCCTCATTCAGCCGGGAGTCGGCACACAGAGCGTCCTCGAGTCGTCTGCAAGCATCGGACGTAACATCACTACTGTTGACACGCTGCTAGATCTTGTGAG gAATATGTTCCCGTCCAATATCTTCGAAGCATGCATAGCTCAG TACAGGACAGTACTTGTTCCACCAAAGAACGCATCCTTGGAAG GTAACATAATGAACTGGGATGTGAGCTCTGAGACAGCCAAGGGCTCCAACATTCTGGGTCTAGTTGTGTTCGCATCGGTGCTTGGAATAGCGATCGGCCAATCAGGGCCAAGCGGCGCTCCCGTCCTCAGGTTCTTCCAATCCATGGGCGATATCATCATGTTGATGACGAATTGGGTCATATG GTTATCACCGGTGGGAATTTTCTTTCTGGTGACGTCGAAGATAGTCGAGATGTCAAGCATCACAGAAGTGATGGGGCAGCTGGGGCTTTACTTCGCCACTGTCATGATTGGTCTCCTCTTCCACGGCCTCATTCTGCTGcccaccttcttcttcctcttcacacGTCGTCTGCCGTTCTCCTTCATCGGAAACATGAGTCAGGCGATTGTCACCGCTTTCGGAACGGCTTCCAG TTCGGCGACTCTACCTGTGTCGATGCACTGCGTTGAGGAGAAGAACGGCGTCGATCCGCGTGTGTCACGCTTCATCCTGCCGATAGGCGCCACTATTAACATGGACGGCACTGCCCTCTACGAAGCCGTCGCGGCGCTATTCATCGCCCAACTGCGAAATGTCGATCTGAGTCTGGCTCACATCATTGGTGTTAG TATAACGGCGACCCTAGCAAGTATTGGAGCCGCAGGCATTCCTCAGGCTGGCCTTGTAACTCTGGTGATGGTACTGGATACAGTCGGTCTGCCTGCCGAAGATGTCACGCTAGTCATCGCCATCGACTGGATCTT GGATCGATTCAGAACGACCGTGAATGTCCTTGGGGATGCCATAGGAGCCGGAGTGGTCAATCATGTAAGCAAAGACGAGCTGAAACTGATGTCAGAAGTATCTATGAAGATGAAAACTATGAACGGCGAAAGCGAACCACAAATTGAGAGCAATCACTTATAG